One genomic region from Leptospira tipperaryensis encodes:
- a CDS encoding lipase family alpha/beta hydrolase has product MKKVMRILSVLLVFLITSVLSASGGGSTSKPLSGSYPIVLAHGLFGWGNGSTVIDYWGGNAAYLTSQGATVLTPSVTALNSSSSRASQLKTAILAAMAANNYTGKVHIIGHSQGGLDARYMVSNLSMSSKVATLTTLNTPHQGSPVANIVATVIPSWALPYVSTVLNAVIGFVYGDSSQNATAALKLLTTDGLKALNAAAPNVSGVKYFSYGSTISVPDLIQHPAMGIIYPICAIGAPFYGMSIANDGVVPDSSQRWGTWKGGPSIPLLTTGIDHLEATNALHLGQLWYDTNAYFLKMSSNAKSNQ; this is encoded by the coding sequence ATGAAAAAAGTGATGAGAATATTAAGCGTATTGCTTGTTTTTTTAATAACAAGCGTTCTATCTGCGTCCGGCGGCGGCTCCACCAGCAAGCCCCTTTCCGGGTCCTATCCAATCGTGTTAGCTCACGGTTTGTTCGGTTGGGGAAACGGTTCCACCGTAATCGATTATTGGGGTGGAAACGCGGCGTATCTGACTAGTCAAGGTGCGACCGTACTGACTCCTTCCGTAACTGCGCTGAACTCCAGCTCCAGCAGGGCCTCACAGTTAAAAACTGCAATCCTCGCGGCAATGGCCGCAAACAATTACACCGGTAAAGTGCATATCATCGGTCACTCACAAGGTGGTCTGGATGCACGTTATATGGTATCGAATCTTTCCATGAGTTCCAAAGTGGCGACTCTCACTACTTTGAACACGCCTCACCAAGGAAGCCCGGTTGCAAACATCGTTGCGACTGTAATTCCTAGTTGGGCGCTTCCTTATGTTTCCACAGTGCTCAATGCGGTAATCGGATTTGTTTACGGAGATTCCAGCCAAAATGCGACGGCTGCCCTAAAACTTCTGACCACTGACGGTTTGAAAGCTTTGAACGCTGCGGCTCCGAACGTTTCCGGAGTGAAATATTTCTCTTACGGATCTACAATTTCTGTTCCTGATTTGATTCAACATCCTGCGATGGGAATTATCTATCCAATCTGTGCGATCGGAGCTCCTTTCTACGGAATGAGCATCGCGAACGACGGTGTGGTTCCGGATTCTTCTCAAAGATGGGGAACCTGGAAAGGCGGGCCTTCTATTCCTCTTTTGACTACTGGAATCGATCACTTGGAAGCGACCAACGCTCTTCATCTCGGTCAACTCTGGTATGATACCAATGCTTACTTTTTGAAAATGTCGTCTAACGCGAAAAGTAATCAGTAA